From Psychrobacillus sp. FSL K6-2836, a single genomic window includes:
- a CDS encoding SpoVR family protein, translating to MERKLQHAIAEITEIATGFGLDTYPMRYEICPADIIYTFGAYGMPTRFAHWSFGKQFHKMKMQYDFGLSQIYELVINSDPCYAFLLDTNSLIQNKLIIAHVLAHCDFFKHNVRFSNTRRDMVESMTATAERIAAYERLYGKDEVESFLDAVLAIQEHIDPSIMRPKLPVYEDEEEVEGVRRTDYDDLWRLDHREEKTKLILPYRKKFPPKPEKDLLLFIEEYSSELEEWQRDILTMMREEMLYFWPQLETKIMNEGWASYWHQRILREMDLTSDETIEFAKLNANVVQPSKTGINPYYLGVKIFEDIEKRYNNPTNEMKDLGIEANSGREKMFEVREIESDISFIRNYLTKDLVKQEDLYLFEKKNGNYEITDKDYENVRDQLVSMRVNGSFPYIVVENGDYMRLGELYLHHGYEGTELDPHYLENVLPYIHQLWGRTIHMETVVEGKKVLYTFDGKKVSKMNL from the coding sequence ATGGAGAGAAAACTACAACATGCCATTGCGGAAATTACCGAAATCGCCACGGGATTCGGCCTCGACACGTATCCAATGAGGTATGAGATTTGCCCCGCAGATATCATTTATACATTCGGTGCGTACGGTATGCCCACACGTTTTGCTCATTGGAGTTTTGGAAAACAGTTCCATAAGATGAAAATGCAATATGATTTTGGACTCAGTCAAATTTATGAATTGGTGATTAATTCAGATCCTTGCTATGCGTTTTTATTGGACACAAATAGTCTCATCCAAAATAAGCTTATTATTGCGCATGTACTCGCTCATTGTGACTTTTTCAAACATAATGTTCGTTTCTCTAATACTCGCAGAGATATGGTGGAGAGTATGACGGCAACCGCTGAACGCATTGCGGCCTATGAGAGGTTGTATGGAAAAGATGAGGTGGAGAGTTTTTTAGATGCAGTATTAGCAATTCAAGAGCATATTGACCCGTCTATTATGAGACCCAAACTGCCCGTTTATGAGGATGAGGAAGAAGTTGAAGGGGTAAGAAGAACTGATTATGATGATTTGTGGAGATTGGATCATCGAGAAGAAAAAACAAAATTGATTCTTCCTTATCGAAAAAAGTTTCCTCCGAAACCAGAAAAGGACCTACTCCTATTCATAGAGGAATATAGCAGTGAGTTAGAAGAGTGGCAACGAGATATTTTAACAATGATGCGAGAGGAAATGCTCTACTTTTGGCCACAATTAGAGACCAAGATTATGAACGAAGGCTGGGCATCGTATTGGCACCAACGTATATTAAGGGAAATGGATTTAACGAGTGATGAAACAATTGAATTTGCCAAGTTAAATGCCAATGTAGTGCAGCCTTCTAAAACTGGCATCAATCCATATTATTTGGGTGTGAAAATTTTCGAAGATATAGAAAAGAGATATAATAATCCGACGAATGAAATGAAAGATTTAGGTATTGAAGCTAATTCGGGTAGAGAGAAAATGTTTGAAGTAAGAGAAATAGAATCAGACATATCTTTTATTCGAAATTACTTAACGAAGGACTTAGTGAAACAGGAAGATTTATATTTGTTTGAAAAGAAGAATGGTAACTATGAAATAACAGATAAGGACTATGAAAATGTCCGCGATCAGCTTGTGTCAATGCGAGTGAATGGAAGCTTCCCTTATATTGTAGTAGAAAATGGAGATTATATGAGACTTGGAGAGTTGTATTTACATCATGGTTATGAAGGAACGGAACTAGATCCTCATTATTTGGAAAATGTTCTACCATATATCCATCAATTATGGGGGAGAACAATCCACATGGAAACTGTCGTAGAAGGAAAAAAGGTTTTATATACATTTGACGGTAAAAAGGTTTCGAAAATGAATCTGTAA
- the yhbH gene encoding sporulation protein YhbH has translation MENKEEAKQFVVSQENWSLHRKGHQDQQRHMEKVKEAIQNNLPDLISEENIIMSNGREVIKIPIRSLDEYKIRYNYDSSKHVGQGDGDSQVGDVIAKGSGDEQGKAGQGKQAGDQAGQDYYEAEISIAEIEQELFNQMELPNLEEKEQSEITTEHITFNDIRKKGLMGNIDKKRTIMTAIKRNAMKGKAGIMPIHQDDLRFKTWDEVVKPESKAVVLAMMDTSGSMGNFEKYCARSFFFWMARFLRSQYETVEIEFIAHHTEAKVVTEEEFFSKGESGGTICSSAYMKALELIKEKYNPTRYNIYPVHFSDGENMTSDNVKCIQLVNELMDVSSIFGYGEVNAHSRYSTLMNTYKKIENPKFRYYVLKENQDVYEALKSIFQKGAK, from the coding sequence ATGGAGAATAAAGAAGAAGCAAAACAATTTGTCGTTTCGCAGGAAAACTGGTCTTTGCATCGAAAAGGTCACCAAGACCAACAGCGACATATGGAGAAAGTGAAGGAAGCGATTCAAAACAACTTGCCCGATTTGATCAGTGAAGAAAATATCATTATGTCTAATGGACGAGAAGTCATTAAAATCCCGATTCGCTCACTAGATGAATATAAAATAAGGTACAACTATGATTCATCAAAGCACGTTGGGCAAGGTGATGGGGATAGCCAAGTAGGAGATGTTATCGCAAAAGGTTCAGGAGATGAACAAGGAAAAGCAGGGCAAGGTAAACAGGCCGGTGATCAGGCAGGTCAAGACTATTATGAAGCTGAGATATCTATTGCAGAAATAGAACAGGAGCTTTTCAACCAAATGGAGTTGCCCAATTTAGAAGAAAAGGAACAGTCAGAAATTACAACGGAACATATTACATTCAACGATATACGGAAAAAAGGTCTAATGGGCAATATTGATAAAAAGCGAACTATCATGACTGCTATTAAACGAAATGCAATGAAGGGAAAGGCAGGAATAATGCCTATCCACCAAGATGACTTGCGTTTTAAAACATGGGATGAAGTAGTAAAACCAGAATCGAAGGCAGTTGTGTTAGCAATGATGGATACCAGTGGATCAATGGGGAACTTTGAAAAGTATTGTGCTAGAAGCTTTTTTTTCTGGATGGCAAGGTTTTTACGCTCTCAATATGAAACGGTAGAAATTGAATTTATCGCTCATCACACTGAAGCAAAAGTTGTAACAGAAGAAGAGTTTTTTTCAAAAGGGGAAAGTGGAGGTACGATTTGTTCCTCGGCATACATGAAAGCGCTAGAGCTTATTAAAGAAAAATATAATCCTACTCGTTATAATATTTATCCTGTGCATTTTTCTGATGGCGAGAATATGACTAGTGATAACGTCAAATGTATTCAACTTGTAAATGAATTAATGGATGTTTCGAGTATTTTTGGCTACGGCGAAGTAAATGCTCATAGCAGATATTCTACTTTAATGAACACTTATAAAAAAATTGAAAATCCAAAGTTTAGATATTATGTATTGAAAGAAAACCAAGACGTATATGAAGCACTGAAGAGTATTTTTCAAAAGGGAGCCAAGTAA
- a CDS encoding PrkA family serine protein kinase has translation MDILNKVRNYREEENQLKWEGTFEEFLAIVKERPEVAQTAHARVYSMIKNAGLTEQENKKQFTFFQNEIFGLEESLERLVEEYFHPAARRLDVRKRILLLMGPVSGGKSTIVTLLKRGFEQYSRTDEGAVYAIKGCPMHEDPLHLIPQHLREDFFDEYGIRIEGSLSPLNSMRLEKEYGGRVEDVIVERIFFSEDKRVGIGTFTPSDPKSQDIADLTGSIDFSTIAEYGSESDPRAYRFDGELNKANRGMMEFQEMLKLDEKFLWHLLSLTQEGNFKAGRFALISADELIVAHTNETEYRSFIANKKNEALHSRIIVMPIPYNLKVSQEERIYEKMIKESDMTHVHIAPHALRAAAIFSVLTRLEIPKKTGIDLVKKMRLYDGENVEGFNDIDVEELKKESQNEGMNGIDPRYVINRISSAIIRKEVPSINALDVLRSLKEGLDQHASISDEDKEKYMNYIAIARKEYDEIAKKEVQKAFVYSYEESAITLMNNYLDNVEAFCNKNKMRDPLTGEEMNPDEKLMRSIEEQIGISENAKKAFREEILIRLSAYARKGKRFEYNSHERLREAIQKKLFADLKDVVKITTSAKTPDEAHLKKVNEVVARLIDEHGYNSTSANELLKYVGSLLNR, from the coding sequence ATGGACATTTTAAACAAAGTAAGAAATTATCGAGAAGAAGAGAACCAGCTCAAGTGGGAAGGTACGTTTGAAGAATTTTTAGCGATTGTGAAGGAACGTCCAGAGGTTGCCCAAACGGCACATGCACGGGTTTATAGCATGATAAAAAATGCAGGACTTACTGAACAAGAAAACAAAAAACAATTTACTTTTTTTCAAAACGAGATTTTTGGATTAGAGGAATCACTAGAGCGATTAGTAGAAGAATATTTCCATCCTGCAGCCAGAAGATTAGATGTACGTAAACGAATTTTGTTATTAATGGGACCAGTAAGTGGAGGAAAGTCGACTATTGTAACACTTCTTAAACGAGGGTTTGAACAATATTCTCGTACAGACGAAGGCGCAGTATACGCTATAAAAGGCTGTCCAATGCATGAGGATCCTCTGCATTTAATCCCTCAGCATTTACGAGAAGACTTCTTTGATGAATATGGAATTCGCATTGAAGGTAGTTTGTCCCCCTTAAACTCGATGAGGCTTGAAAAGGAATATGGTGGGCGCGTAGAAGATGTCATAGTGGAGCGGATTTTCTTCTCTGAAGATAAACGTGTGGGAATTGGTACCTTTACACCATCCGACCCTAAATCTCAAGATATCGCGGATTTAACAGGCTCTATAGACTTTTCAACAATAGCGGAATATGGTTCAGAATCAGATCCTCGTGCATATCGCTTTGATGGGGAGCTCAATAAAGCGAATAGAGGTATGATGGAGTTCCAAGAAATGCTTAAACTAGATGAAAAATTTCTTTGGCATTTATTATCACTAACTCAGGAAGGTAATTTTAAGGCAGGACGCTTTGCATTAATCAGTGCAGATGAATTGATCGTAGCCCATACCAATGAAACTGAATACCGATCATTTATAGCCAATAAAAAGAATGAAGCGTTACATTCCCGTATTATTGTCATGCCAATACCTTATAATCTAAAGGTCAGCCAGGAAGAACGGATATATGAAAAGATGATTAAAGAAAGTGATATGACACATGTTCATATTGCTCCACATGCACTAAGGGCTGCTGCAATTTTTTCCGTATTAACGAGGCTCGAGATTCCGAAAAAAACAGGAATAGATCTCGTCAAAAAAATGCGCCTTTATGATGGAGAAAACGTGGAAGGCTTTAACGACATCGATGTGGAGGAATTGAAGAAGGAATCTCAAAATGAAGGAATGAATGGAATTGATCCACGTTACGTGATCAACCGTATTTCCTCTGCGATTATCCGTAAAGAAGTTCCATCGATTAATGCCCTAGATGTGCTACGTTCTTTAAAGGAGGGGCTGGATCAGCACGCATCCATTTCTGATGAAGACAAAGAAAAATACATGAATTATATAGCAATTGCTCGCAAAGAATACGATGAAATAGCGAAGAAAGAAGTACAAAAAGCATTTGTCTACTCATATGAAGAGTCAGCAATTACACTAATGAACAACTATTTAGATAACGTCGAGGCTTTTTGCAATAAAAACAAAATGAGAGACCCACTAACTGGGGAAGAGATGAATCCAGATGAGAAGCTAATGCGCTCCATTGAGGAACAAATCGGCATTTCTGAAAATGCAAAAAAAGCATTTCGAGAAGAAATACTCATTCGATTATCGGCATATGCAAGAAAAGGAAAACGTTTTGAATATAATTCGCATGAGCGTCTACGTGAAGCCATCCAAAAGAAATTATTTGCTGATTTAAAGGATGTCGTGAAAATTACGACTTCAGCGAAGACACCAGATGAAGCTCATCTAAAGAAAGTAAATGAAGTAGTGGCAAGATTAATAGACGAACATGGATACAACTCTACATCAGCCAACGAACTATTGAAATATGTTGGCAGTTTACTAAATAGATAG
- a CDS encoding DUF4349 domain-containing protein — MKKAWLFLVTISLSVLLAACSGDDESAKMSTAESASDSAEFATEEQKSEEAEVEQGSATEDREAPNIRMIIHQARISTNVKDLEKAQHNMEQKVKNYDGYIVESNVYLESDETSTGKMVVRIPEEHFETFLSEAEAEASKVLEKNVTGQDVTEQYVDLSSRVKSKRAVEERLLAFMKDAEKTEDLLKISTDLAKIQEEIEVLVGKINYLENQTSFSTIELTMYENRVIIPEIENKDLNTWEKTKKQFITSTNSLLSIGSGIIVFIIGNLPVLAFLAIIAGVVVLVIKRRKIKE, encoded by the coding sequence TTGAAAAAAGCGTGGTTATTCTTAGTCACTATAAGCCTATCCGTGTTATTAGCAGCCTGTAGTGGAGATGACGAGTCAGCCAAGATGAGCACTGCAGAAAGTGCATCTGATTCAGCGGAATTTGCAACTGAGGAACAAAAAAGTGAAGAAGCAGAAGTGGAACAGGGGAGTGCAACAGAGGATAGAGAGGCTCCTAACATTCGAATGATCATTCATCAGGCTAGAATTAGTACGAATGTAAAGGATTTAGAAAAGGCGCAGCATAATATGGAACAAAAGGTGAAGAATTATGATGGCTATATTGTAGAGTCCAATGTGTATTTGGAATCTGATGAAACAAGTACTGGGAAAATGGTTGTGCGAATTCCAGAAGAACATTTTGAAACATTTTTGTCGGAAGCAGAGGCAGAAGCATCCAAAGTTTTAGAAAAAAATGTAACTGGACAGGATGTAACCGAGCAGTATGTAGACCTAAGCTCTCGAGTAAAATCGAAACGTGCAGTGGAGGAACGATTACTAGCATTTATGAAAGATGCTGAAAAAACAGAGGACCTACTGAAAATTTCCACTGATTTGGCAAAGATCCAAGAAGAAATTGAGGTGTTAGTAGGGAAAATAAATTATTTAGAAAACCAAACGTCCTTTTCCACAATCGAATTAACGATGTATGAAAACCGTGTCATTATTCCAGAAATAGAAAACAAAGACTTGAATACATGGGAAAAAACGAAAAAGCAATTTATAACAAGTACAAATTCACTTTTATCGATAGGCTCAGGAATTATAGTGTTTATAATTGGTAATTTACCAGTGCTTGCATTTTTAGCAATTATTGCAGGTGTGGTAGTTTTGGTAATTAAAAGAAGGAAAATAAAAGAATAG